The Corvus hawaiiensis isolate bCorHaw1 chromosome 2, bCorHaw1.pri.cur, whole genome shotgun sequence genome includes a window with the following:
- the P2RY6 gene encoding P2Y purinoceptor 6 isoform X1: protein MQSHSMCPPCWGFCSPFAQGAAVERKREVLLNGVSRAPTDVPSAGHSAGSQHAGAPTGTLEHPSRCCGEATPAERTLTGGNSTMANLTAPVSPGRNACTYHEEFKQVLLPLVYSVVFVVGLPLNAVVIGQIWLARKALSRTMIYMLNLAMADLLYVCSLPLLIYNYTQKDYWPFGDFTCKFVRFQFYTNLHSSIFFLTCISIQRYLGICHPLASWHKKKGKKLTWLVCAAVWFIVIAQCLPTFIFASTGTQRNRTVCYDLSPPDRSAAYFPYGITLTFTGFLLPFVAILACYCSMARILCQKDELIGLAVHKRKDKAVRMVIIVVIVFSISFFPFHLTKTIYLIVRSSPTLPCPALQAFAIAYKCTRPFASMNSVLDPILFYFTQRKFRESTRYLLDKVSSKWRHDHCITYGS, encoded by the exons ATGCAGAGCCATTCCATGTGCCCGCCCTGCTGGGGTTTCTGTTCCCCATTTGCCCAGGGTGCTGCTGttgagaggaaaagggaagtgtTGCTCAACGGGGTGAGCAGAGCACCCACGGATGTGCCAAGCGCTGGGCACAGCGCTGGGTCCCAGCACGCTGGGGCACCCACTGGCACCCTGGAGCACCCCAGCAG GTGCTGCGGAGAGGCCACACCAGCAGAGAGGACATTGACAGGTGGGAACAGCACCATGGCCAACCTGACGGCCCCCGTGAGCCCAGGGAGGAACGCTTGCACCTACCACGAGGAGTTCAAGCAGGTCCTGCTGCCCTTGGTGTACTCGGTGGTGTTCGTGGTGGGGCTGCCCTTGAACGCGGTGGTCATCGGGCAGATCTGGCTGGCGCGGAAGGCGCTGAGCCGCACCATGATCTACATGCTCAACCTGGCCATGGCTGACCTGCTCTACGtctgctccctgcctctcctcatCTACAACTACACCCAGAAGGACTACTGGCCTTTCGGGGACTTCACCTGCAAATTCGTGCGCTTCCAGTTCTACACCAACCTGCACAGCAGCATCTTCTTCCTCACCTGCATCAGCATCCAGCGCTACCTGGGCATCTGCCACCCCCTGGCCTCGTGGCACAAGAAGAAGGGCAAGAAGCTGACGTGGCTGGTGTGTGCGGCCGTGTGGTTCATCGTCATCGCCCAGTGCCTGCCCACCTTCATCTTCGCCTCCACCGGCACGCAGAGGAACCGCACCGTCTGCTACGACCTGAGCCCACCCGACCGCTCCGCCGCCTACTTCCCCTACGGCATCACACTCACCTTCACCGGCTTCCTGCTGCCCTTCGTGGCCATCCTGGCCTGCTACTGCAGCATGGCCCGCATCCTGTGCCAGAAGGACGAGCTGATCGGCCTGGCCGTGCACAAGAGGAAGGACAAAGCCGTGCGTATGGTCATCATCGTGGTCATCGTCTTCTCCATCAGCTTCTTCCCCTTCCACCTCACCAAGACCATCTACCTGATCGTCCGCTCCtcgcccaccctgccctgcccggccctgcaGGCCTTCGCCATCGCCTACAAGTGCACGCGGCCCTTCGCCAGCATGAACAGCGTCCTCGACCCCATCCTCTTCTACTTCACCCAGCGCAAGTTCCGCGAGAGCACCCGTTACCTCCTCGACAAGGTGAGCTCCAAGTGGCGGCACGACCACTGCATCACCTATGGCTCCTAG
- the P2RY6 gene encoding P2Y purinoceptor 6 isoform X2, whose product MANLTAPVSPGRNACTYHEEFKQVLLPLVYSVVFVVGLPLNAVVIGQIWLARKALSRTMIYMLNLAMADLLYVCSLPLLIYNYTQKDYWPFGDFTCKFVRFQFYTNLHSSIFFLTCISIQRYLGICHPLASWHKKKGKKLTWLVCAAVWFIVIAQCLPTFIFASTGTQRNRTVCYDLSPPDRSAAYFPYGITLTFTGFLLPFVAILACYCSMARILCQKDELIGLAVHKRKDKAVRMVIIVVIVFSISFFPFHLTKTIYLIVRSSPTLPCPALQAFAIAYKCTRPFASMNSVLDPILFYFTQRKFRESTRYLLDKVSSKWRHDHCITYGS is encoded by the coding sequence ATGGCCAACCTGACGGCCCCCGTGAGCCCAGGGAGGAACGCTTGCACCTACCACGAGGAGTTCAAGCAGGTCCTGCTGCCCTTGGTGTACTCGGTGGTGTTCGTGGTGGGGCTGCCCTTGAACGCGGTGGTCATCGGGCAGATCTGGCTGGCGCGGAAGGCGCTGAGCCGCACCATGATCTACATGCTCAACCTGGCCATGGCTGACCTGCTCTACGtctgctccctgcctctcctcatCTACAACTACACCCAGAAGGACTACTGGCCTTTCGGGGACTTCACCTGCAAATTCGTGCGCTTCCAGTTCTACACCAACCTGCACAGCAGCATCTTCTTCCTCACCTGCATCAGCATCCAGCGCTACCTGGGCATCTGCCACCCCCTGGCCTCGTGGCACAAGAAGAAGGGCAAGAAGCTGACGTGGCTGGTGTGTGCGGCCGTGTGGTTCATCGTCATCGCCCAGTGCCTGCCCACCTTCATCTTCGCCTCCACCGGCACGCAGAGGAACCGCACCGTCTGCTACGACCTGAGCCCACCCGACCGCTCCGCCGCCTACTTCCCCTACGGCATCACACTCACCTTCACCGGCTTCCTGCTGCCCTTCGTGGCCATCCTGGCCTGCTACTGCAGCATGGCCCGCATCCTGTGCCAGAAGGACGAGCTGATCGGCCTGGCCGTGCACAAGAGGAAGGACAAAGCCGTGCGTATGGTCATCATCGTGGTCATCGTCTTCTCCATCAGCTTCTTCCCCTTCCACCTCACCAAGACCATCTACCTGATCGTCCGCTCCtcgcccaccctgccctgcccggccctgcaGGCCTTCGCCATCGCCTACAAGTGCACGCGGCCCTTCGCCAGCATGAACAGCGTCCTCGACCCCATCCTCTTCTACTTCACCCAGCGCAAGTTCCGCGAGAGCACCCGTTACCTCCTCGACAAGGTGAGCTCCAAGTGGCGGCACGACCACTGCATCACCTATGGCTCCTAG